A window of the Rhodoferax sp. GW822-FHT02A01 genome harbors these coding sequences:
- the tmk gene encoding dTMP kinase, giving the protein MSGTFISFEGIDGAGKSTHIERLSQAFKAQGKVVTLTREPGGTPLAERLRTMVLNDPMDAMTEALLVFAARRDHIVEVIRPALARGEVVLCDRFTDATFAYQGGGRGFDWGVLERLEQWVQGGDVLLQPHLTIWFDLPPAVAAARLASARVPDKFEAQSGAFFEKVAAAYGRRCASDPQRFARIDANLTPDAVWEQVIASVRIKALLP; this is encoded by the coding sequence ATGAGCGGAACCTTTATCAGTTTTGAAGGCATCGACGGGGCCGGCAAGTCCACCCACATCGAGCGGCTGTCCCAAGCTTTCAAGGCCCAGGGAAAGGTTGTTACCTTGACCCGGGAGCCGGGTGGAACTCCTTTGGCTGAACGCTTGAGAACCATGGTGCTCAACGATCCGATGGATGCCATGACCGAGGCCTTACTCGTATTCGCCGCCCGCCGCGACCACATCGTCGAGGTCATCCGACCAGCCTTGGCGCGTGGCGAAGTGGTGCTGTGTGACCGCTTCACCGATGCGACATTTGCCTACCAAGGTGGCGGGCGCGGTTTTGATTGGGGGGTTCTGGAGCGTCTGGAGCAATGGGTGCAGGGTGGTGACGTGCTGCTTCAGCCCCATTTGACCATCTGGTTCGACCTTCCACCCGCAGTGGCCGCTGCTCGGCTGGCGTCCGCACGGGTGCCGGACAAGTTTGAGGCCCAATCTGGCGCTTTCTTTGAAAAAGTGGCCGCCGCCTATGGTCGCCGCTGTGCTTCCGATCCCCAACGCTTTGCCCGTATCGACGCCAACCTGACGCCTGATGCGGTCTGGGAACAGGTGATTGCCTCGGTGCGCATAAAGGCGCTGCTGCCATGA
- a CDS encoding DNA polymerase III subunit delta' produces the protein MTEQIDLPPPWIASQTRQLLTQQGHAWLLHGPSGLGQYRLALELARAWLCESPSDHGACGQCSSCHAIAVRTHADLCVLMPETTMMELAWPLSEKAQAEIDDKKRKPSREIRIDAMRDAIEFSQRTSARGRGKVVLVYPAEQMNAITANALLKTLEEPAGDVRFVLATESSHQLLPTIRSRCLGHAMVWPETTVAQQWLQSQGVDVAQTSSLLKAAGGRPEDVLSLQASGRRAEDWQRFPQAMAAGETAFVKDWSVQHLVDALQKLCHDTLCVLQGAEPRFFDLKRPDSAHAPSLAALSRWAAALKQSRSTMDHPFNAGLMQEALVEQARTALNSAH, from the coding sequence ATGACCGAGCAGATCGATCTGCCCCCGCCCTGGATTGCATCGCAAACCCGGCAACTGTTGACCCAACAGGGCCACGCCTGGCTGTTGCACGGTCCCTCGGGCCTAGGGCAATACCGACTGGCACTGGAATTGGCCCGTGCCTGGTTATGCGAGAGCCCGAGCGACCATGGTGCCTGCGGCCAGTGTTCCAGTTGCCACGCCATTGCGGTGCGTACCCACGCCGATCTGTGCGTACTCATGCCGGAGACCACCATGATGGAGTTGGCCTGGCCATTGAGTGAAAAAGCGCAGGCTGAGATTGATGACAAGAAGCGCAAGCCCAGCCGGGAGATCCGCATCGACGCCATGCGCGACGCCATCGAGTTCTCGCAGCGCACCAGTGCGCGTGGCCGCGGAAAGGTTGTGCTGGTTTATCCGGCAGAGCAGATGAACGCGATTACCGCCAATGCCTTGCTCAAGACTCTGGAAGAGCCAGCCGGCGATGTGCGCTTTGTTCTGGCTACCGAGTCTTCGCACCAGCTATTGCCAACCATTCGCAGCCGCTGCCTGGGCCATGCCATGGTCTGGCCCGAGACCACCGTGGCACAGCAATGGCTGCAAAGCCAAGGGGTGGACGTGGCCCAGACTTCCAGCCTGCTCAAGGCTGCTGGTGGCCGTCCGGAAGACGTCTTGAGTTTGCAGGCTTCTGGCCGTCGTGCGGAAGATTGGCAAAGATTTCCGCAGGCGATGGCCGCAGGGGAAACAGCGTTTGTGAAAGATTGGTCTGTTCAGCACCTGGTCGACGCGCTACAGAAGCTTTGCCACGACACTTTGTGTGTGCTTCAGGGGGCTGAGCCGCGCTTCTTTGATCTCAAACGCCCCGACTCGGCCCACGCGCCGTCACTGGCTGCGCTTTCCCGTTGGGCGGCGGCATTGAAACAAAGCCGCAGCACGATGGATCATCCATTCAATGCCGGGCTGATGCAGGAGGCGCTTGTGGAACAAGCCAGAACGGCCCTAAACTCAGCTCACTGA